In Pararge aegeria chromosome 17, ilParAegt1.1, whole genome shotgun sequence, one genomic interval encodes:
- the LOC120630921 gene encoding 60S ribosomal protein L34-like — protein MVQRLTFRRRLSYNTKSNQRRIVRTPGGRLVYQYVKKPKKIPRCGQCKSKLRGIQPARPAERSRLCYRKKTVKRVYGGVLCHKCVKQRIVRAFLIEEQKIVKVLKAQQATARSSAKVKAAK, from the exons ATGGTACAGCGTCTTACGTTTAGGCGACGATTGTCGTACAACACCAAGTCTAACCAGCGGAGAAT AGTAAGAACTCCAGGTGGACGTCTTGTTTACCAATATGTCAAGAAACCCAAGAAGATCCCAAGGTGTGGTCAGTGCAAAAGCAAACTCAGAGGTATCCAACCGGCCAGGCCTGCGGAACGTTCCCGACTTTGCTACAGGAAAAAGACAGTGAAACGTGTGTATGGAGGTGTCCTATGCCACAAGTGTGTCAAGCAGCGCATTGTCAGAGCTTTCCTTATTGAGGAACAGAAGATTGTGAAGGTCCTCAAAGCACAACAGGCGACTGCCAGGTCTTCTGCCAAGGTGAAGGCCGCAAAATGA
- the LOC120630884 gene encoding serine/threonine-protein kinase RIO3 gives MSNPWKKVSEPSDVQKLSDIMSEEYAKGLQVKENLRFAEEISDVITPETADISPEILKKIDESNVKEYCDSDAVIAKVLQCQFDKEHDEQIKRVAKKMNGDAKVSISFDNYRNVPEHLVYDSESDDEDIELAYKKDWDRFETNEKEFASLPKRGYVMKEGEMVTKHDSTINGRRNACKVMAFPPEVCTGDGAGFDMKLSNSVFNQLKEHTRWNQARKHKMLDRKESHATAEMGLDEPTRLILFKLINNGLLEDINGVISTGKESVVLHANSDPSYTEAVLPRECAIKVFKTTLNEFKTRDKYIEADYRFKSRFSKQNPRKIVHMWAEKEMHNMMRIQKIGLNCPEMVCLKKHILVMSFIGKDNKPAPKLRDVILKPEKWQSVYHEIVDSMHKLYNIGHLVHADLSEYNILWWENKCWFIDVSQSVQPDHPNGLEFLLRDCRNIINFFEKKDVPDIKTAEDLFKSITGFEEVDVNLLEGVHTVYNSLLSRFEIAPDDNRNVSYPFEYCWNKSNETKKVKSDNSGGDDDDDDDDEFDEMWTHSKQSEVVDTSTNFGNEVEINNITVDTEVNFGNIINVALTKNDVDIGSSSIDKKS, from the exons atgtcGAATCCGTGGAAGAAAGTTTCAGAACCCTCCGATGTGCAAAAATTATCGGACATCATGTCTGAAGAGTATGCGAAAGGTTTACAGGTTAAAGAAAACCTGAGGTTCGCTGAGGAAATCTCAGACGTTATTACACCTGAGACAGCTGATATTTCGCccgaaattttaaagaaaattgatgAATCAAACGTTAAGGAATATTGCGATTCAGACGCGGTTATTGCGAAAGTTCTGCAATGCCAGTTCGATAAAGAGCACGATGAACAAATAAAGAGAGTAGCCAAAAAGATGAATGGGGACGCAAAGGTATCTATATCCTTCGACAACTATCGGAACGTTCCCGAGCACCTCGTCTACGATTCCGAATCTGACGACGAAGACATTGAATTAGCTTACAAAAAGGACTGGGACCGTTTCGAAACTAACGAGAAAGAGTTCGCGAGTCTTCCTAAACGGGGATATGTTATGAAAGAGGGTGAAATGGTCACGAAACATGATAGTACTATTAACGGACGGAGGAATGCCTGCAAAGTCATGGCGTTTCCCCCTGAAGTTTGTACAGGAGATGGTGCAGGATTCGACATGAAACTATCCAATTCCGTGTTCAACCAGCTTAAGGAACATACAAGATGGAATCAGGCACGCAAACATAAAATGTTAGACAGAAAGGAGAGCCATGCCACTGCCGAAATGGGTCTTGACGAACCTACAAGACTTATTCTCTTCAAACTCATAAACAACGGATTATTAGAAGACATTAATGGGGTTATATCTACCGGTAAAGAATCAGTTGTTTTACATGCTAACAGTGATCCATCATACACAGAAGCAGTATTGCCAAGGGAATGTgcaattaaagtttttaaaactacattGAATGAGTTCAAAACTCGCGATAAGTATATTGAAGCTGATTATAGGTTTAAAAGTCGGTTTTCAAAGCAAAACCCACGCAAGATTGTTCATATGTGGGCTGAGAAGGAAATGCACAATATGATGCGTATACAGAAGATTGGACTCAACTGCCCAGAAATGGTTTGTTTAAAGAAGCACATCCTTGTTATGTCGTTCATCGGGAAGGATAACAAACCTGCTCCAAAGTTGAGAGATGTTATATTGAAGCCTGAGAAATGGCAGAGTGTGTACCATGAGATAGTTGACTCAATGCACAAGTTGTACAACATTGGGCACTTAGTGCATGCTGATCTGTCAGAATATAATATTCTTTGGTGGGAGAATAAATGCTGGTTCATTGATGTCTCCCAGTCTGTGCAGCCTGATCATCCTAATGGTTTGGAGTTTTTGTTGAGGGATTGCCGTAATATCATCAAT ttcttTGAGAAGAAAGATGTACCAGACATAAAAACTGCAGAGGACCTGTTCAAGTCCATAACAGGTTTTGAAGAAGTTGATGTGAACTTATTAGAAGGTGTtcatactgtttacaactcatTGTTGTCACGCTTTGAGATAGCTCCAGATGACAATCGCAATGTCAGCTACCCATTTGAGTATTGCTGGAATAAATCCAATGAGACTAAGAAGGTGAAAAGTGACAATAGTggcggtgatgatgatgatgatgacgatgacgaatTTGATGAAATGTGGACACATTCCAAGCAAAGCGAAGTTGTTGATACTTCCACAAACTTTGGCAATGAAGTCGAGATTAACAACATAACTGTTGATACTGAAGTCAATTTTGGTAACATAATAAATGTTGCACTCACTAAAAATGATGTGGATATAGGTAGTAGTAGTATTGATAAAAAGTCTTAA
- the LOC120630885 gene encoding 40-kDa huntingtin-associated protein: MATDLSASFNEQYISINTKLKKRFLRKPNISEATNEFIALAIQCEHSEQPSFAGQTYIGAAKCEASAGNFLGEAEQHLAAARQFMKAEKKLASLKFDSPDRENLEAAIGCYMWALVKYPEKSPLRTSILLELADGLVDLNYKHEALVYYEEAADTIEDKTMKLMCMRNMFNLLLDCGKYDQALETANQICDSNFHIPEGILTEIQVSRVLLVLLVKPDEDTKSDSLKQLLENLLNDEESHTIPFNTDLRLKLQSIIISHGAMDQQSLISVAADTKKHLTMRQKDLLETLILENKPE, encoded by the exons ATGGCAACAGACTTAAGTGCTAGCTTTAACGAGCAATACATCAGCATCAACACAAAACTTAAgaa GAGGTTTCTCCGTAAACCGAATATCTCTGAGGCAACTAACGAGTTCATAGCTCTAGCGATACAATGCGAGCATTCGGAACAGCCTTCATTTGCTGGTCAGACATATATTGGTGCTGCAAAATGTGAGGCTTCTGCTGGTAACTTTCTTGGAGAGGCAGAACAACATTTGGCTGCTGCTAGACAGTTTATGAAGGCGGAGAAAAAACTAGCCTCTTTAAAGTTTGATAGTCCAGATAGAGAGAATCTAGAG GCTGCAATTGGCTGTTACATGTGGGCACTAGTCAAGTACCCAGAAAAGTCACCACTCCGAACATCCATTTTACTAGAACTTGCAGATGGCCTGGTTGATTTGAACTATAAGCATGAGGCTTTGGTGTATTATGAGGAGGCAGCGGACACCATAGAGGATAAGACCATGAAGCTGATGTGTATGAGGAATATGTTTAACTTGTTGTTAGACTGTG GTAAATATGACCAAGCTCTGGAGACGGCCAATCAAATCTGTGATTCCAATTTTCATATACCGGAAGGAATTTTGACAGA AATACAAGTGAGCCGAGTATTGTTGGTGCTCCTTGTCAAACCAGATGAGGACACCAAATCAGATTCTCTGAAACAACTGCTGGAAAACCTACTCAATGATGAAGAAAGTCACA CGATCCCCTTTAACACGGACTTGCGGCTGAAGCTTCAATCGATCATCATATCACACGGTGCGATGGACCAACAGTCCCTCATCAGTGTAGCAGCAGACACCAAGAAACACCTGACCATGCGGCAAAAAGATTTGCTTGAAACACTCATTCTGGAAAATAAACCAGAGTAA